From the genome of Nicotiana sylvestris chromosome 2, ASM39365v2, whole genome shotgun sequence, one region includes:
- the LOC138885511 gene encoding uncharacterized protein translates to MPEGSLSFNDEEVEGISQPHNDALVFSILLNNVQVKRVLVDPCSSANIIRSRVVEQLGLQDQIVPAAQVLKSFNMASETTKGDIILWANVAGTIKDTKFHMIERDMGYNALLGRPWIHNMKAVPLTLHQMLKFPTSDDVKIVYREQHAAKEMFLVDEVTLISILSASERSSIKRKQEAK, encoded by the coding sequence ATGCCCGAAGGCTCCTTATCATTCAATGACGAAGAAGTAGAAGGTATTTCTCAACCCCACAATGATGCTCTGGTATTTTCTATCTTATTAAATAATGTTCAAGTTaagcgtgttttagtggatccatgTAGCTCAGCGAATATCATccgatcgagggtcgtggagcagcttggcctacaagatcaaatcgTGCCCGCAGCTCAGGTCTTAAAAAGCTTCAATATGGCCAGTGAAACAACTAAAGGGGATATTATTCTATGGGCGAACGTGGCTGGAACCATTAAAGATACCAAGTTCCACATGATCGAGAGAGACATGGGGTACAATGCCCTacttggaaggccttggatccacaaTATGAAGGCAGTCCCTTTGACTCTCCACCAAATGCTGAAATTCCCGACGTCAGACGATGTAAAAATAGTATACAGGGAGCAGCATGCTGCAAAGGAAATGTTTTTAGTCGATGAGGTAACATTGATATCGATATTATCAGCCTCGGAAAGGTCGAGCATCAAAAGAAAACaggaagccaaatag